A region from the Toxotes jaculatrix isolate fToxJac2 chromosome 2, fToxJac2.pri, whole genome shotgun sequence genome encodes:
- the LOC121199800 gene encoding solute carrier family 35 member E2A-like, which produces MPGNKQNARHPLWGLLSPFRTRQERVVLARSESLPGEQVLKITVTETTVIEAESGVWNWRSLTYLGLWYFFSFCTLFLNKYILSLLEGEPSMLGAIQMLSTTVIGCLKMFVPCCLYQHKSRTEYPPNFVMIMLFVGLMRFTTVVLGLVSLKNVAVSFAETVKSSAPIFTVIMSRLILGEYTGLWVNLSLFPVMAGLALCTATELSFNMLGFSAALSTNIMDCLQNVFSKKLLSGDTYKFSPPELQFYTSAAAIIMLIPAWVFLLDIPVIGKSGRSFIFSQDIVLLLLFDGGLFHLQSVTAYALMGRISPVTFSVASTVKHALSVWLSIIVFNNHITILSATGTVLVFIGVFLYNKARQIQRETLQAMAAEQNHKPLLQDQDFQASQSH; this is translated from the exons ATGCCGGGCAACAAGCAGAATGCCAGGCACCCGCTGTGGGGCCTCCTGTCACCGTTCCGCACTCGCCAGGAGCGAGTGGTGCTGGCCCGCAGTGAGAGCCTACCAGGGGAGCAGGTGCTGAAGATCACGGTCACAGAGACCACAGTGATCGAGGCGGAGTCCGGGGTGTGGAACTGGCGCTCCCTGACTTACTTGGGCCTCTGGTACTTCTTCAGCTTCTGCACCCTGTTCCTCAACAAGTACATCCTGTCACTGTTGGAGGGGGAACCCAGCATGCTGG GTGCTATTCAGATGCTCTCCACCACAGTCATTGGCTGCCTGAAGATGTTCGTCCCCTGTTGCCTGTATCAGCATAAGTCAAGAACTGAGTATCCCCCCAACTTCGTCATGATCATGTTATTTGTTGGACTCATGAG GTTCACCACAGTGGTTCTGGGATTGGTGAGTTTGAAGAATGTGGCGGTGTCATTTGCAGAGACAGTGAAGAGCTCAGCACCCATCTTCACTGTCATTATGTCCAGACTGATCCTCGGAGAGTACACAG GGCTGTGGGTGAACCTGTCCCTGTTCCCTGTCATGGCCGGCCTGGCCCTCTGCACAGCCACGGAGCTCAGCTTCAACATGCTCGGCTTCTCCGCCGCTCTCTCCACCAACATCATGGACTG TTTGCAGAACGTATTCTCCAAAAAGCTGCTAAGTGGAGACACATACAAGTTCAG CcctccagagctgcagttcTATACCAGTGCAGCAGCAATCATTATGCTTATACCTGCCTGGGTATTCCTCTTG GACATTCCAGTGATTGGGAAGAGCGGGCGGAGCTTCATCTTCAGCCAAGACATTGTCCTGTTGCTGCTTTTCGACGGCGGCCTGTTCCACCTGCAGAGTGTCACCGCCTATGCTCTCATGGGACGGATTTCCCCTGTTACCTTCAG TGTTGCCAGTACTGTCAAGCACGCCCTGTCAGTGTGGCTGAGCATCATCGTGTTCAATAACCACATCACCATCCTCAGCGCCACCGGCACTGTCCTCGTGTTTATCGGAGTCTTCTTGTACAACAAGGCCAGGCAGATCCAGAGGGAAACCTTACAGGCCATGGCTGCTGAGCAGAACCACAAACCACTACTGCAGGACCAGGACTTCCAAGCTTCTCAGTCTCACTGA